AGGGCCTGTATAGGTATCAACAATGCCTACCTTAATCGTATTTGCCGCATTGGATGTCGGACACATAAAAAATAGACCAAACAAACTGACCAAAAAAATTGAAAACCATTTTGATTTTTTCATAATACTACCCCCTTCAAAATTTTAAATCATTTAAACTACACAATAATCATTTGTAAAACAAAAGTGCTTCCTTGTCAATACTAAAAACCACTTTAGCATTTTCAACCCTTTAATTCTCACTGCATACATAATGGAGGATATCCTTTTTTGCATATCCCTCTAAATTTCCTTTTGAAATCTCGTTCTCTTGCTTAGAAATGTTCTTCGTCAGATCATTCACCAATCAATAAATGTTTTAAAATAATTTATTTGACAAGGATGGATTTTTATATAAGAATTTATCTAATAAAACTAAAAATAGTACAAGGGGGATAACATTATGAAAAAAGGTATATGTGTAATCTTTATTTTATTGGCCTTTATACTTTCTTCTTTTTCGTTTGCCGAAGCTAAGATTATTGTAAAATACGGCCATGTGGGACCACCCATTCACCCGCAGCACCATGCAGCAGTTGCTTTTGCTAAATATGTGACAGAAAAGACAAAAGGGGAGATTGAGGTTCAGGTATTTCCCCTTGGTCAGCTCGGTGGTGAACGTTCCATGACAGAGCAGGTTCAGGCAGGGACACTGCATATGACAGCAGTGACTGCTGGTGTGCTCGCTAATTTTGTGCCGGAAATGGGTATAATCGAATTACCATTTATATATCCAAATAGAGAGGTTGCCTATAAGGTTCTTGATGATAAGGATGTGAAAGAAAGATTCTATAAATTTTGCGAACCTAAAGGCTTTATCTTTATTGGATACACAGAGAATGAGTTCAGGGATATAACTAATTCAAAAAGACCCATCAGAAAACCTGAAGACTTAAAAGGCTTAAAGATAAGGGTCATTGAAAGCCCATTATTTATAGATACCTTTAAAGCATTTGGAACTAATCCAACCCCGCTTCCTTTCCCTGAGATTTACAATGCTTTACAGCAAAAGGTTATTGATGCCCAGGATAACCCTATTTATACATCAATTTTGATGAAGTTCACAGAGGTTAACAAATTTGCCACTATAACAAATCATATATTGACTGAATGTCCGACAGTGGTGAATAAGAAATTCTGGGAATCCCTCACACCTGAACAGCAGAAAATATTCAAAGAGGCAGCAGAAGTACAGATAAAGGTGAACAGGGATGGGAATGCAAAAAATAGAGTAGAAGCCTTGGAAAAGGCAAAGGCCCAGAAGGTGGATGTCATAATATTAACTGCAAAAGAAAGGGGAGCCTTCAAAAATGCTGTAAAACCTGTGTACGAAAAATATAGAGGTGTATTCGGGGCTGAATGGTACGACTTCTATTTAAAGAAGATAGACTTTTATTCGAAGAAGAAGTAAAAAGATCAAGGGTTCAGGGAATAGGGGTCAGGGTTCAATTGACCCCTATTTCTCAAAGCTGAAAGCTAATGGCTGATAGCTAAAATAATGGACAATTTCATAAAAAAGCTGAACAAGCTCGAAGAGGGATTCCTTGGCCTGTCGCTCCTTGGCCTTGCAATCCTGACCTTTGTCGAAACTGGCCTCAGGTATACCATATCCTATACGTTTACATGGTTCCAGGAGTTCGCAAACTATTTAATTATTTTTGGGACATACCTTGCGGCATCAGTTGGTGTAAAGTACGGTACACACTTTTCAATGGAGGCCCTGACAGAATATGCCCCTGACAGGGTAAGCCACCTTTTGAAAACAATTGCCTATTTTATATCGGGGATTATGGTCATCATTTTTATATATTACGGGTTTAAACATCTCGTGTCATTAAAATCCTTTGGTGTGAAAAGTTCTGCCATGCAGATACCTATGTTTATTCCCTATATAGCGATTCCACTGTTTTCCATATCGATGGCTTTCAGGTTTTTTGTG
This sequence is a window from Pseudomonadota bacterium. Protein-coding genes within it:
- a CDS encoding DctP family TRAP transporter solute-binding subunit: MKKGICVIFILLAFILSSFSFAEAKIIVKYGHVGPPIHPQHHAAVAFAKYVTEKTKGEIEVQVFPLGQLGGERSMTEQVQAGTLHMTAVTAGVLANFVPEMGIIELPFIYPNREVAYKVLDDKDVKERFYKFCEPKGFIFIGYTENEFRDITNSKRPIRKPEDLKGLKIRVIESPLFIDTFKAFGTNPTPLPFPEIYNALQQKVIDAQDNPIYTSILMKFTEVNKFATITNHILTECPTVVNKKFWESLTPEQQKIFKEAAEVQIKVNRDGNAKNRVEALEKAKAQKVDVIILTAKERGAFKNAVKPVYEKYRGVFGAEWYDFYLKKIDFYSKKK
- a CDS encoding TRAP transporter small permease — its product is MDNFIKKLNKLEEGFLGLSLLGLAILTFVETGLRYTISYTFTWFQEFANYLIIFGTYLAASVGVKYGTHFSMEALTEYAPDRVSHLLKTIAYFISGIMVIIFIYYGFKHLVSLKSFGVKSSAMQIPMFIPYIAIPLFSISMAFRFFVLSFKHFKSFLRGEPFERVRRK